In one Pelecanus crispus isolate bPelCri1 chromosome 12, bPelCri1.pri, whole genome shotgun sequence genomic region, the following are encoded:
- the RTN4RL1 gene encoding reticulon-4 receptor-like 1: protein MWEIVTALVPGRILLINIRPTEGFVLQCHRGGFAELLLVLLGLKVPGALGCPTDCVCYPSPMTVSCQAHNFVTIPEGIPEDSERIFLQNNQITLLLRGHFSPSMVTLWIYSNNITFIDPNTFDGFVNLEELDLGDNRYLRALAADTFQGLVKLHALYLYKCGLSSLPSGIFSGLHNLQYLYLQDNHIEFLQDDIFVDLVNLSHLFLHGNKLWSLHQNTFRGLINLDRLLIHQNQLQWIHRRAFHDLRRLTTLFLFNNSLSELQGDCLAHLGALEFLRLNGNPWSCDCKARSLWEWLHRFRGSSSSVICESPEQMHGKDLKVLRAEDFRNCSGSESLHQIKTHTFSTADRGASKTHHPHHSSKEKGKERGAKNSLHSSQPAAPPSSRPGYRKPGKNCTSHKSRNRTSKPVSSGPRKNGQEVPDYVPDYQHKFSFGVMPTLPPKRKGKCTRRTPIRPPSGVQQAAGCSGLRASLLVFMMVLAAVIR, encoded by the exons ATGTGGGAGATCGTCACAGCGCTTGTGCCTGGCAGGATTTTACTAATAAACATAAGACCTACAGAAGGCTTCGTACTTCAGTGTCACCGAG GGGGGTTTGCAGAGCTactcctggtgctgctggggctgaaggTGCCCGGCGCCCTGGGCTGCCCCACCGACTGCGTGTGCTACCCGTCCCCGATGACTGTCAGCTGCCAGGCTCACAACTTCGTCACCATCCCCGAGGGCATCCCCGAGGACAGTGAGAGGATCTTCCTCCAGAACAACCAGATCACCTTGCTGCTGCGGGGCCACTTCAGCCCCTCCATGGTCACCCTCTGGATCTACTCCAACAACATCACCTTCATCGACCCCAACACCTTCGACGGGTTCGTCAACCTGGAAGAGCTGGACCTGGGGGACAACCGCTACTTAAGGGCTTTAGCTGCAGACACTTTCCAAGGGCTGGTGAAACTCCATGCCTTGTATCTGTACAAGTGCGGGCTGAGCTCCCTCCCCAGCGGGATATTCAGTGGCCTCCACAACCTGCAATACCTTTACCTGCAAGACAACCACATTGAGTTCCTTCAGGATGATATTTTTGTTGACTTGGTTAACCTCAGCCATCTTTTTCTCCATGGAAACAAGCTCTGGAGCCTCCATCAGAACACGTTCAGGGGACTAATAAACCTGGATCGGCTGCTCATCCATCAAAATCAGCTGCAGTGGATTCACAGGCGGGCTTTTCACGACCTCCGAAGATTGACCACCCTTTTCCTGTTCAATAACAGCCTCTCGGAGCTGCAGGGGGACTGTCTGGCCCACCTGGGAGCCCTGGAGTTTCTCAGGCTGAACGGGAACCCGTGGAGCTGCGATTGCAAAGCCCGTTCACTCTGGGAATGGCTGCACAGGTTCAGAGGCTCCAGCTCCAGCGTCATCTGCGAGTCCCCCGAGCAGATGCACGGCAAGGACCTCAAGGTGCTAAGAGCAGAAGACTTTAGGAACTGTTCGGGGTCCGAGTCGCTCCACCAGATAAAAACACATACTTTCTCCACAGCGGACAGAGGAGCCTCCAAAACCCACCACCCTCACCACTCCTccaaggagaaggggaaggagagaggggcCAAGAACAGTTTGCACAGCAGCcagcccgccgccccccccagctcccggcCGGGCTATCGCAAACCCGGCAAGAACTGCACCAGCCACAAAAGCCGTAACCGAACCTCTAAGCCGGTATCCTCGGGGCCGCGGAAAAACGGGCAGGAGGTTCCAGACTATGTGCCTGATTATCAGCACAAATTCAGTTTCGGGGTGATGCCAACACTACCCCCCAAACGCAAGGGTAAGTGTACCCGGCGGACACCCATCCGCCCCCCCAGCGGGGTCCAGCAGGCAGCCGGCTGCTCGGGGCTCAGGGCATCGCTCCTGGTTTTTATGATGGTGTTAGCGGCCGTCATACGCTGA